A single genomic interval of Microbacterium sp. zg-Y1090 harbors:
- the gap gene encoding type I glyceraldehyde-3-phosphate dehydrogenase has product MSVKIGINGFGRIGRNYLRAALAQGADLDIVAVNDLTDNKTLAHLLKYDSILGRLDADVTYDADSITVGDKKIKVFEERDPANLPWGELGVDIVIESTGRFTKAEDARKHIAGGAKKVLISAPATGEDATFVIGVNEGDYDPENHHIISNASCTTNCLAPMAKVFNDHFGIERGLMTTVHAYTADQNLQDGPHKDLRRARAAALNIVPTSTGAAKAIGLVLPELKGKLDGFALRVPVPTGSATDLTVQTRDGITVDEIKAAFKAAAEGPLKGILKYTEDDIVSSDIVTDPHSCIFDAGLIRVMGNQVKIVGWYDNEWGYSNRLVDLTELVASKL; this is encoded by the coding sequence GTGTCTGTCAAAATCGGCATCAACGGCTTCGGCCGCATCGGACGCAACTACCTTCGCGCCGCACTCGCGCAGGGTGCGGACCTCGACATCGTGGCGGTGAACGACCTCACCGACAACAAGACGCTTGCGCATCTGCTCAAGTACGACTCGATCCTCGGCCGCCTCGACGCCGACGTGACGTACGACGCGGACTCGATCACGGTCGGCGACAAGAAGATCAAGGTCTTCGAAGAGCGCGACCCCGCGAACCTCCCCTGGGGCGAGCTGGGCGTGGACATCGTCATCGAGTCCACGGGCCGCTTCACCAAGGCCGAGGACGCCCGCAAGCACATCGCCGGCGGCGCCAAGAAGGTCCTCATCTCCGCTCCGGCCACCGGTGAGGACGCGACCTTCGTCATCGGTGTGAACGAGGGCGACTACGACCCCGAGAACCACCACATCATCTCCAACGCGTCGTGCACCACGAACTGCCTCGCCCCCATGGCGAAGGTGTTCAACGACCACTTCGGCATCGAGCGCGGCCTGATGACCACGGTTCACGCCTACACCGCCGACCAGAACCTGCAGGACGGCCCCCACAAGGACCTGCGTCGCGCTCGCGCCGCGGCCCTGAACATCGTGCCGACCTCGACCGGTGCCGCCAAGGCCATCGGCCTGGTGCTGCCCGAGCTCAAGGGCAAGCTCGACGGCTTCGCGCTGCGCGTGCCGGTTCCCACCGGCTCCGCCACCGACCTGACCGTCCAGACGCGTGACGGCATCACGGTCGACGAGATCAAGGCCGCGTTCAAGGCTGCTGCCGAGGGTCCGCTCAAGGGCATCCTCAAGTACACCGAGGACGACATCGTCTCGAGCGACATCGTCACCGACCCGCACTCGTGCATCTTCGACGCCGGCCTCATCCGCGTGATGGGCAACCAGGTCAAGATCGTCGGCTGGTACGACAACGAGTGGGGCTACTCCAACCGCCTCGTCGACCTCACCGAGCTCGTCGCAAGCAAGCTCTGA
- a CDS encoding superoxide dismutase yields MAKYTLPELPYDYAALEPSISGKIMQLHHDKHHQAYVTGANTALEQLAEARDTGNFANVNKLEKDLAFNLGGHVNHSIFWTNLSPDGGDKPVGDLASAIDDHFGSFDKFQAHFSAAALGVQGSGWAGLFWDSVGQNLIIQQFFDQQSQFAAGTVPLLLLDVWEHAYYLDYQNVRADYVKAFWNIANWANVADRFSTAREKTAGLL; encoded by the coding sequence ATGGCGAAATACACCCTGCCCGAGCTGCCGTACGACTACGCCGCGCTGGAGCCCAGCATCAGCGGCAAGATCATGCAGCTTCACCACGACAAGCACCACCAGGCCTATGTGACCGGTGCGAACACCGCCCTCGAGCAGCTCGCCGAGGCCCGCGACACCGGCAACTTCGCCAACGTCAACAAGCTCGAGAAGGACCTCGCGTTCAACCTCGGTGGCCACGTCAACCACTCGATCTTCTGGACCAACCTGTCGCCGGACGGGGGAGACAAGCCGGTCGGCGACCTCGCCTCCGCGATCGACGACCACTTCGGCTCGTTCGACAAGTTCCAGGCGCACTTCTCCGCCGCCGCGCTCGGCGTGCAGGGCTCGGGCTGGGCAGGACTCTTCTGGGACTCCGTGGGCCAGAACCTGATCATCCAGCAGTTCTTCGACCAGCAGTCGCAGTTCGCCGCAGGCACCGTCCCGCTGCTGCTGCTGGACGTCTGGGAGCACGCGTACTACCTCGATTACCAGAACGTGCGCGCCGACTACGTCAAGGCGTTCTGGAACATCGCGAACTGGGCGAATGTGGCGGACCGGTTTAGCACGGCCCGTGAGAAGACGGCCGGTCTGCTGTAG
- the whiA gene encoding DNA-binding protein WhiA, with translation MPLTADVKAELAAIRDPRPTARVAELTALLRFSGGLHSIAGRVAVEAELESDGLARRVARDLMEIYGVRPELAHVQASGGRAGGHYAVRVIDGGETLARQTGLLDQRRRPVRGLPNKLTTGARPDLAAVWRGAFLAAGSLSDPGRSAALEIACPSGEAAMALVGAAHRLGIAAKAREVRGVPRVVVRDGEAIRATLAEMGAVRTAAEWEQLRQRREVRAGVNRLVNFDDANLRRSAQAAVAACARVERALEILGDEVPPHLRQAGELRLAHRDASLDELGHHAEPQLTKDAVAGRIRRLLAMADKKAEVEGIPDTESAVPVGDED, from the coding sequence GTGCCCCTGACCGCTGACGTGAAGGCCGAGTTGGCCGCCATCCGCGACCCGCGCCCCACCGCGCGCGTCGCCGAGCTGACGGCGCTGCTGCGGTTCTCGGGCGGTCTGCACTCCATCGCCGGACGCGTCGCCGTGGAGGCGGAACTGGAATCCGACGGCCTCGCGCGCCGCGTGGCCCGCGACCTCATGGAGATCTACGGCGTCCGCCCCGAGCTCGCCCACGTGCAGGCATCCGGCGGCCGTGCCGGCGGCCACTACGCCGTGCGGGTGATCGACGGTGGCGAGACCCTCGCGCGCCAGACCGGTCTGCTCGACCAGCGGCGCCGCCCGGTGCGAGGCCTTCCCAACAAGCTCACCACCGGCGCCCGCCCCGATCTCGCCGCCGTCTGGCGTGGGGCGTTTCTGGCCGCCGGCAGCCTGAGCGACCCCGGCCGCTCCGCCGCCCTCGAGATCGCCTGCCCGTCGGGCGAGGCCGCGATGGCGCTCGTCGGCGCCGCCCACCGGCTCGGGATCGCGGCGAAGGCGCGCGAGGTGCGAGGCGTTCCCCGCGTCGTCGTGCGCGACGGTGAGGCCATCCGCGCCACGCTCGCGGAGATGGGTGCCGTGCGTACCGCCGCCGAGTGGGAGCAGCTGCGCCAGCGCCGCGAGGTGCGCGCAGGGGTGAACCGCCTGGTCAACTTCGACGACGCCAACCTGCGCCGCTCGGCGCAGGCCGCCGTCGCCGCGTGCGCCCGCGTGGAGCGCGCGCTGGAGATCCTCGGCGACGAGGTGCCCCCGCACCTGCGTCAGGCCGGCGAGCTGCGCCTGGCCCACCGTGACGCGAGCCTGGACGAGCTGGGGCATCACGCCGAGCCGCAGCTGACCAAGGATGCCGTCGCCGGCCGCATACGGCGTCTGCTGGCGATGGCCGACAAGAAGGCCGAAGTCGAGGGCATCCCCGACACCGAGTCAGCCGTGCCCGTCGGCGACGAAGACTGA
- the rapZ gene encoding RNase adapter RapZ: MVGTQDAGEVLIVTGMSGAGRTTAANALEDLGWYVVDNLPPQMLRPLLDLSELAGGSLPKVAAVVDVRGRDLFSELPRITQSLRDGRHLRVLFLDASDDVLVRRFESVRRPHPLQGEGTLLDGIHRERKRLEGVRESADVIVDTSNNNIHQLATRIVDLFATEGSSRHTLTVMSFGFKYGLPTDADLVADMRFLPNPFWVEELKSLSGKDQAVRDFVFSQEGAQEFLDAYVAALQPVLAGYQRENKPHSTIAVGCTGGKHRSVATAEELARRLSALPGVAVRVKHRDLGRE; this comes from the coding sequence ATGGTGGGCACGCAGGACGCCGGCGAAGTCCTCATCGTGACGGGCATGTCCGGCGCGGGACGCACGACGGCCGCGAACGCGCTGGAAGACCTCGGCTGGTACGTGGTGGACAACCTGCCGCCGCAGATGCTGCGTCCGCTGCTGGACTTGAGCGAACTCGCGGGCGGCTCGCTGCCGAAGGTTGCCGCAGTCGTCGACGTGCGCGGGCGGGACCTCTTCTCCGAGCTGCCGCGCATCACGCAGTCGCTGCGCGACGGCCGCCACCTGCGGGTGCTGTTCCTCGACGCCTCGGACGACGTGCTGGTGCGCCGCTTCGAATCCGTTCGGCGCCCGCACCCGCTGCAGGGCGAGGGCACGCTGCTGGACGGCATCCATCGCGAGCGCAAGCGGCTGGAGGGTGTGCGCGAGAGCGCCGACGTCATCGTCGACACCTCGAACAACAACATCCACCAGCTCGCCACGCGCATCGTGGACCTGTTCGCGACGGAGGGCTCCAGCCGCCACACGCTGACGGTGATGAGCTTCGGGTTCAAGTACGGACTGCCCACCGACGCCGATCTCGTCGCGGACATGCGGTTCCTCCCCAACCCGTTCTGGGTGGAGGAGCTCAAGTCCCTCAGCGGCAAAGACCAGGCCGTGCGCGACTTCGTGTTCTCGCAAGAGGGCGCACAGGAGTTCCTCGACGCCTACGTCGCCGCCCTCCAGCCGGTGCTGGCGGGCTACCAGCGGGAGAACAAGCCTCACTCGACCATCGCGGTCGGATGCACCGGGGGGAAGCACCGGTCGGTGGCGACAGCGGAGGAACTCGCCCGCCGGCTCTCGGCGCTGCCGGGGGTGGCCGTGCGCGTGAAGCATCGGGACCTCGGCCGGGAGTAA
- the uvrC gene encoding excinuclease ABC subunit UvrC — protein MPRSAPTLPYKPKPGEIPTNPGVYRFRDADGRVLYVGKAKNLRARLSNYFAPLHTLHERTRRMVTTAASVEWTVVASDVDSLQLEYMWIKEFDPPFNVRYRDDKSYPFLAVTLADEAPRVIVTRNRRIPGAKYFGPYPKVWAVHDTIDLMIKVFPIRTCSDASYKKAMATGRPCFPGQIGRCGGPCSMKVTIEEHRAMVDDFVAFMSGGDQRFARELTARMKESAAALDYESAAMYRDKLQAIEAVLGKSALVLADDTDADLFGIAEDELAATVQHFVVRGGRVRGVRATTIEKEIDISGADLVDQVLQRTYGDAAPADIPRQVLVPVLPDASADLEEWLCSRRGKRVTIQVAQRGRKADLMRTATLNAQQALMLFKTRRTSDYVARSQALNDLQEALGLSQAPLRIECYDVSHLSGTNVVASMVVFEDGLPRKDQYRTFGVPETTDDTDSIHQVITRRVAYLDRPEEQDEPDPAPTDDGEVVAPARKKPRFAYPPQLLVVDGGKPQVEAAARALADAGHEEIALCGIAKRLEEVWLPGEEYPVILPRTSEALYLLQRLRDEAHRFAITHQRKRRRRDIQSVLSEVPGLGETRIKALLRHFGSVAALSQATPEQIAELPGIGPKLATTVHEHLARR, from the coding sequence ATGCCGCGCTCCGCTCCCACGCTCCCGTACAAGCCGAAGCCGGGGGAGATTCCGACCAACCCCGGGGTGTACCGCTTCCGCGACGCGGACGGGCGCGTGCTGTACGTCGGCAAGGCGAAGAACCTGCGCGCGCGGCTGTCGAACTACTTCGCGCCGCTGCACACGCTGCACGAGCGCACGCGGCGCATGGTGACCACCGCGGCATCCGTGGAGTGGACGGTGGTCGCCAGCGACGTGGACTCGCTGCAGCTGGAGTACATGTGGATCAAGGAGTTCGATCCGCCCTTCAACGTGCGCTACCGCGACGACAAGTCCTATCCGTTCCTGGCCGTCACGCTGGCGGACGAGGCGCCGCGCGTGATCGTCACCCGCAACCGGCGCATTCCGGGAGCGAAGTACTTCGGTCCGTACCCGAAGGTATGGGCCGTGCACGACACCATCGACCTCATGATCAAGGTGTTCCCGATCCGCACCTGCTCCGATGCGTCCTACAAGAAGGCGATGGCGACCGGGCGTCCCTGCTTCCCCGGTCAGATCGGCCGATGTGGGGGCCCGTGCTCGATGAAGGTGACGATCGAAGAGCACCGGGCGATGGTCGACGACTTCGTGGCGTTCATGTCCGGGGGAGACCAGCGCTTCGCGCGGGAACTCACGGCGCGCATGAAGGAGTCCGCCGCGGCACTGGACTACGAGAGCGCCGCGATGTACCGCGACAAGCTGCAGGCCATCGAGGCGGTGCTGGGCAAGAGCGCCCTGGTGCTCGCCGACGACACCGACGCCGACCTCTTCGGCATCGCCGAAGACGAACTGGCGGCCACCGTCCAGCACTTCGTCGTGCGCGGCGGGCGCGTGCGGGGCGTCCGGGCGACCACCATCGAGAAGGAGATCGACATCTCCGGCGCGGACCTCGTCGACCAGGTGCTGCAGCGGACGTACGGCGATGCCGCCCCGGCGGACATCCCCCGCCAGGTGCTCGTGCCCGTGCTGCCCGACGCCAGTGCCGACCTCGAGGAGTGGCTGTGCTCGCGGCGCGGCAAGCGCGTGACCATCCAGGTCGCGCAGCGCGGTCGCAAGGCCGACCTGATGCGCACCGCGACCCTCAACGCGCAGCAGGCGCTGATGCTCTTCAAGACCCGGCGCACGAGTGACTACGTGGCGCGCAGCCAGGCGCTGAACGACCTGCAGGAGGCGCTGGGCCTCTCCCAAGCGCCGTTGCGCATCGAGTGCTACGACGTGTCGCACCTGAGCGGGACGAACGTCGTCGCCTCGATGGTCGTCTTCGAGGACGGCCTGCCGCGCAAGGACCAGTACCGCACGTTCGGTGTTCCCGAGACGACCGACGACACCGACTCGATCCACCAGGTCATCACGCGGCGCGTGGCGTATCTCGACCGGCCGGAGGAACAGGACGAGCCCGATCCGGCACCCACCGACGACGGCGAAGTGGTGGCGCCCGCGCGCAAGAAGCCGCGCTTCGCCTACCCTCCGCAGCTGCTGGTCGTCGACGGCGGAAAGCCGCAGGTCGAAGCCGCCGCCCGCGCGCTGGCCGATGCCGGACACGAGGAGATCGCGCTGTGCGGCATCGCCAAGAGGCTCGAGGAGGTGTGGCTGCCGGGCGAGGAGTACCCCGTCATCCTGCCGCGCACGTCGGAGGCGCTGTATCTGCTGCAGCGCCTGCGCGACGAGGCGCACCGGTTCGCCATCACCCACCAGCGCAAGCGCCGCCGCCGCGACATCCAGAGCGTGCTGAGCGAGGTCCCCGGGCTGGGGGAGACGCGCATCAAGGCGCTGCTGCGCCACTTCGGCTCCGTCGCCGCGCTGAGCCAGGCGACCCCCGAGCAGATCGCCGAGCTCCCCGGCATCGGCCCCAAGCTCGCGACGACGGTCCACGAGCACCTGGCGCGTCGGTAG
- the uvrA gene encoding excinuclease ABC subunit UvrA, producing the protein MPIVSVPAPGNSRGTLSVRGARVHNLKNVDLDIPRDSLVVFTGLSGSGKSSLAFDTIFAEGQRRYVESLSSYARQFLGQVDRPDVDFIEGLSPAVSIDQKSTNRNPRSTVGTITEIHDYMRLLWARIGVPHCPECGERIQRQTVQQIADQLMELPDGTRYQVVAPVVSQKKGEFADLFKELSAKGYARAVVDGDLVQLAEAPKLKKSYKHDIAVVVDRLVAGPDILSRVTDSVETALGLAGGIMQVNFVDEEGDDAWQSFSEKLACPNGHPIQLTEIEPRTFSFNAPFGACPACSGLGTKMSVDVDLMIGDEDLSISEGVLIPWTTQGKGLYQYYERLLEGLARDLKFSLDTPWRKLPQDIKDAVLRGENYQVTVKWKNRYGREMRYASGFEGVVPYIERQYAQAESDSQRQRWSEYLREVPCQVCNGDRLKPEVLAVLVHGHSIADASRLSLAEAQEYFAQLELTDREARIAAAVLREIRARLDFLVQVGLNYLTLSRAAGSLSGGEAQRIRLATQIGSGLTGVLYVLDEPSIGLHQRDNRRLIETLLKLKSLGNTLIVVEHDEETIHAADWVVDIGPRAGVDGGHVVHSGPLASLLEDRNSLTGEYLSGRRSIPTPAKRRPIDKKRMLTVVGARENNLKNVTAEFPLGVLTAVTGVSGSGKSTLVNGILYEVLATRLNGARRVAGKHTRVTGLDNLDKVVHVDQAPIGRTPRSNPATYTGVFDRIRTLFSETPEAKVRGYQPGRFSFNVKGGRCEACSGDGTIKIEMNFLPDVYVDCEVCHGKRYNRDTLAVHYKGKNIAEVLEMPISEAAEFFEPIQAIHRYLKTLVDVGLGYVRLGQSATTLSGGEAQRVKLATELQRRSNGRSVYVLDEPTTGLHFEDVARLLEVLGGLVDKGNTVIVIEHNLDVIKSADWVIDLGPEGGSGGGQIVATGTPEKVARTAGSHTGAFLAEVLGDAQAVRKAG; encoded by the coding sequence GTGCCCATCGTCTCTGTCCCCGCGCCCGGAAACTCCCGCGGAACGCTCAGCGTTCGCGGTGCCCGCGTACACAACCTGAAGAACGTCGACCTCGACATTCCGCGCGACTCGCTCGTGGTCTTCACCGGTCTGTCGGGGTCGGGAAAGTCGAGTCTGGCGTTCGACACCATCTTCGCCGAGGGCCAGCGCCGCTACGTCGAGTCGTTGAGCTCGTACGCCCGCCAGTTCCTCGGTCAGGTCGACCGGCCCGACGTCGATTTCATCGAAGGGCTGAGCCCTGCCGTCTCGATCGACCAGAAGTCGACCAACCGCAACCCACGGTCGACCGTGGGCACCATCACCGAGATCCACGACTACATGCGCCTGCTCTGGGCGCGCATCGGCGTGCCGCACTGCCCCGAGTGCGGTGAGCGCATCCAGCGTCAGACGGTGCAGCAGATCGCCGACCAGCTCATGGAGCTGCCCGACGGCACGCGGTATCAGGTGGTGGCTCCCGTCGTCTCGCAGAAGAAGGGCGAATTCGCCGACCTGTTCAAGGAGCTGAGCGCGAAGGGCTACGCGCGCGCCGTCGTCGACGGTGACCTCGTGCAGCTGGCGGAGGCCCCCAAGCTCAAGAAGAGCTACAAGCACGACATCGCCGTGGTGGTCGACCGGCTGGTGGCCGGCCCCGACATCCTCAGTCGCGTGACCGACTCGGTCGAGACCGCTCTGGGGCTGGCCGGCGGGATCATGCAGGTCAACTTCGTCGACGAAGAAGGAGACGACGCCTGGCAGTCGTTCTCCGAGAAGCTCGCCTGCCCGAACGGCCACCCGATCCAGCTCACCGAAATCGAGCCGCGCACGTTCTCGTTCAACGCGCCCTTCGGCGCCTGCCCGGCCTGCTCGGGGCTCGGCACCAAGATGTCGGTCGACGTCGACCTCATGATCGGCGACGAGGATCTCTCCATCAGCGAAGGCGTGCTGATCCCGTGGACGACCCAGGGCAAGGGCCTGTACCAGTACTACGAGCGGCTCCTCGAGGGTCTGGCGAGGGACCTCAAGTTCTCGCTGGACACGCCGTGGCGAAAGCTGCCGCAGGACATCAAGGACGCGGTGCTGCGCGGGGAGAACTACCAGGTCACCGTCAAGTGGAAGAACCGCTACGGGCGCGAGATGCGCTACGCGTCGGGGTTCGAAGGCGTCGTGCCGTACATCGAGCGGCAGTACGCCCAGGCCGAATCCGACAGCCAGCGCCAGCGCTGGTCGGAGTACCTGCGCGAAGTCCCCTGCCAGGTCTGCAACGGCGACCGGCTGAAGCCCGAGGTGCTCGCCGTGCTCGTTCACGGCCACTCCATCGCCGACGCCTCCCGGCTGAGCCTTGCCGAGGCGCAGGAGTACTTCGCGCAGCTCGAACTGACCGACCGTGAGGCCCGGATCGCCGCCGCCGTGCTGCGCGAGATCCGCGCACGTCTGGACTTCCTCGTGCAGGTGGGCCTCAACTACCTCACCCTCAGCCGTGCCGCCGGATCCCTCTCCGGCGGAGAAGCCCAGCGCATCCGGCTCGCGACCCAGATCGGCTCCGGCCTCACCGGGGTGCTCTACGTGCTCGACGAGCCGTCCATCGGGCTGCACCAGCGCGACAACCGTCGGCTCATCGAGACCCTGCTCAAGCTGAAGAGCCTCGGAAACACCCTCATCGTCGTCGAACACGACGAGGAGACGATCCACGCCGCCGACTGGGTGGTCGACATCGGACCCCGCGCCGGCGTCGACGGGGGGCACGTCGTGCACTCCGGACCGCTGGCGTCCCTGCTGGAGGACCGCAACTCGCTCACCGGTGAGTACCTGTCGGGGCGTCGCTCCATCCCGACCCCGGCCAAGCGTCGCCCCATCGACAAGAAGCGCATGCTGACCGTGGTCGGTGCGCGCGAGAACAACCTCAAGAACGTCACGGCGGAGTTCCCGCTCGGCGTGCTGACGGCGGTCACCGGCGTCAGCGGCTCGGGCAAGTCCACGCTCGTCAACGGCATCCTGTACGAGGTGCTCGCCACCCGGCTCAACGGCGCGCGCCGCGTCGCCGGCAAGCACACGCGCGTCACCGGGCTCGACAACCTCGACAAGGTGGTCCACGTCGACCAGGCCCCGATCGGGCGCACCCCCCGCTCGAACCCGGCCACCTACACCGGCGTGTTCGACCGCATCCGCACGCTGTTCAGCGAGACCCCCGAGGCGAAGGTGCGCGGCTACCAGCCCGGCCGCTTCAGCTTCAACGTCAAGGGCGGCCGCTGCGAGGCGTGCTCGGGTGACGGCACGATCAAGATCGAGATGAACTTCCTTCCCGACGTCTACGTCGACTGCGAGGTCTGTCACGGAAAGCGGTACAACCGCGACACCCTGGCCGTGCACTACAAGGGCAAGAACATCGCCGAGGTGCTGGAGATGCCCATCTCGGAGGCTGCGGAGTTCTTCGAGCCCATCCAGGCGATCCACCGCTACCTCAAGACGCTCGTGGACGTGGGCCTGGGCTACGTGCGGCTGGGACAGTCGGCGACGACCCTCTCGGGTGGCGAGGCGCAGCGCGTGAAGCTCGCGACCGAGCTGCAGCGCCGCTCCAACGGGCGCAGCGTCTACGTGCTCGACGAGCCGACCACCGGTCTGCACTTCGAAGACGTGGCCCGCCTGCTGGAGGTGCTGGGCGGTCTCGTCGACAAGGGCAACACCGTCATCGTCATCGAGCACAACCTCGACGTGATCAAGTCGGCGGACTGGGTCATCGACCTCGGCCCGGAAGGCGGGTCAGGGGGCGGGCAGATCGTCGCCACCGGCACGCCCGAGAAGGTGGCCCGCACCGCCGGCAGCCACACCGGCGCGTTCCTGGCCGAGGTGCTCGGCGACGCGCAGGCGGTCCGCAAGGCGGGCTGA
- a CDS encoding catalase translates to MPQDDLTTPDDIVIPGAPAPVPPSLAEPTEPVDPLPPQPDQAGPATVSPTGAETGLPAATVAQQGSRLTTAQGVRLRDTDHSLKAGPRGPVLLQDHHLREKITHFDHERIPERAVHARGAAAHGVFRSNGAAASVTRAHFLQPGVTTRVFTRFSTVLGSRGSADTVRDTRGFSTKFYTEEGVYDLVGNNIPVFFIQDAIKFPDVIHAGKPHPDREIPQAQSAHDTFWDFVSLHTEAQNHTMWNMSDRGIPRSYRMMQGFGVHTFRMVNAQGDTSLVKFHWRPKLGTHALTWEEAQLAAGKDPDFHRRDLADAIESGAFPEWDLALQVMPDTVDETFEGIDLLDPTKIVPEELAPLQVVGTMTLNANPTNYFAETEQVAFHPGHLVPGIDVTNDPLLQGRLFSYLDTQISRLGGPNFAQLPINRPHADVNDMLRDGMHQTAVHSGVAPYKPNSLDGGCPFHAGADEAAFTDLPVRVAESVKERAQPAGFDDHYSQARLFYRSLTPIEQLHVAEAYAFELAKCYEQAIKERQLQALANIDADLCATVADALGLPAPAPTVEVPDAPVSPALAMVGDTWPIDGRIVGLFADEQTDPGALARARAAVHAAGALPLVVAARGGMLGGIPVQRTAHTAASIEFDAVVALTAAADPRTARLFDEAFRHGKAIGATSAAEAVLSGARIPADAPGVVVGTPEEVVAAVLDLLPAHRVWERWQAPLR, encoded by the coding sequence ATGCCCCAGGACGACCTGACCACCCCCGACGACATCGTGATCCCCGGCGCCCCGGCTCCTGTGCCTCCGTCGCTCGCGGAACCCACCGAGCCCGTGGACCCGCTGCCGCCCCAGCCCGATCAGGCCGGCCCCGCGACGGTCTCCCCCACCGGCGCCGAGACCGGTCTTCCGGCGGCGACCGTCGCCCAGCAGGGCAGCCGCCTCACGACCGCCCAGGGCGTGCGGCTACGCGACACCGACCACTCGCTGAAGGCCGGTCCGCGCGGACCGGTGCTGCTGCAGGACCACCATCTGCGCGAGAAGATCACGCACTTCGACCATGAGCGCATCCCCGAGCGGGCCGTGCACGCTCGCGGCGCGGCCGCCCACGGCGTGTTCCGCTCCAACGGCGCTGCGGCGTCGGTCACCCGCGCGCACTTCCTGCAGCCGGGCGTCACCACACGCGTGTTCACCCGGTTCTCCACCGTGCTCGGCTCGCGCGGCTCGGCCGACACCGTGCGCGACACCCGTGGCTTCTCGACGAAGTTCTACACCGAGGAGGGCGTCTACGACCTGGTGGGCAACAACATCCCCGTCTTCTTCATCCAGGACGCGATCAAGTTCCCCGACGTGATCCACGCCGGAAAGCCCCACCCCGACCGAGAGATCCCGCAGGCGCAGTCCGCGCACGACACGTTCTGGGACTTCGTCTCGTTGCACACCGAGGCCCAGAACCACACGATGTGGAACATGTCCGATCGCGGCATCCCGCGCTCGTACCGCATGATGCAGGGCTTCGGCGTGCACACGTTCCGCATGGTCAACGCGCAGGGCGACACGTCGCTGGTGAAGTTCCACTGGCGCCCCAAGCTCGGCACCCACGCACTCACCTGGGAGGAGGCGCAGCTGGCGGCAGGCAAGGACCCCGACTTCCACCGGCGCGACCTCGCCGACGCCATCGAGTCCGGCGCATTCCCGGAGTGGGACCTCGCGCTGCAGGTCATGCCGGACACGGTCGACGAGACCTTCGAGGGCATCGACCTGCTCGACCCGACGAAGATCGTGCCCGAGGAGCTCGCCCCGTTGCAGGTGGTGGGCACCATGACCCTCAACGCGAATCCGACGAACTACTTCGCCGAGACCGAGCAGGTCGCGTTCCACCCCGGTCACCTCGTGCCGGGGATCGACGTGACCAACGACCCGCTGCTGCAGGGCCGGCTGTTCTCCTACCTCGACACCCAGATCAGTCGTCTGGGCGGGCCGAACTTCGCCCAGCTGCCGATCAACCGGCCCCACGCCGACGTCAACGACATGCTGCGCGACGGCATGCACCAGACGGCGGTGCATTCCGGGGTCGCGCCGTACAAGCCCAACTCGCTCGACGGCGGCTGCCCGTTCCACGCCGGTGCCGACGAGGCGGCGTTCACCGACCTGCCCGTGCGGGTCGCCGAGTCCGTGAAGGAGCGCGCGCAGCCGGCCGGCTTCGACGACCACTACTCGCAGGCGCGGCTGTTCTACCGGTCGCTCACGCCCATCGAGCAGCTGCACGTCGCCGAGGCGTACGCGTTCGAGCTGGCAAAGTGCTACGAGCAGGCGATCAAGGAGCGTCAGCTGCAGGCGCTGGCGAACATCGACGCCGACCTGTGCGCCACGGTCGCCGACGCGCTGGGGCTGCCCGCGCCGGCTCCCACGGTGGAGGTCCCGGATGCCCCGGTGAGCCCCGCGCTGGCGATGGTCGGCGACACCTGGCCGATCGACGGCCGCATCGTCGGGCTGTTCGCCGACGAGCAGACCGATCCGGGCGCACTGGCCCGTGCCCGTGCCGCCGTGCACGCAGCGGGGGCTCTCCCCCTCGTCGTCGCAGCCCGGGGCGGCATGCTCGGCGGCATCCCGGTGCAGCGCACCGCGCACACCGCCGCGAGCATCGAGTTCGATGCGGTGGTCGCCCTGACCGCCGCGGCCGATCCGCGCACGGCGCGGCTGTTCGACGAGGCGTTCCGCCATGGCAAGGCGATCGGCGCGACTTCGGCGGCCGAGGCCGTCCTCAGTGGCGCCCGCATCCCCGCCGACGCCCCCGGCGTCGTGGTCGGCACGCCCGAGGAGGTCGTCGCCGCGGTGCTCGACCTGCTCCCCGCCCACCGGGTGTGGGAGCGCTGGCAGGCGCCGCTGCGCTGA
- a CDS encoding MarR family winged helix-turn-helix transcriptional regulator, translating into MDADDDVLKLENQLCFAIVTAARNVVAIYRPVLESLGLTHPQYLVLLALWERDPQSLGELAEQLAMEPATLSPIIKRLEAHGRVTRTRRRDDERVLDITLTPEGRALRAEARRVPEQIMARVGMDAAQVAAVRDGLAPFTATATGRA; encoded by the coding sequence ATGGATGCTGACGACGACGTGCTCAAGCTGGAGAATCAGCTCTGCTTCGCCATCGTGACCGCGGCGCGCAATGTGGTGGCGATCTACCGCCCGGTGCTCGAGTCGCTGGGTCTCACGCATCCCCAGTACCTGGTGCTGCTGGCGCTGTGGGAACGCGATCCGCAGTCGCTCGGCGAGCTGGCCGAGCAGTTGGCGATGGAGCCGGCGACGCTGTCGCCCATCATCAAGCGACTGGAGGCCCACGGGCGGGTCACGCGCACGCGCCGCCGCGACGACGAGCGGGTGCTCGACATCACCCTCACGCCGGAGGGCCGGGCGCTGCGTGCGGAGGCGCGCCGCGTCCCCGAGCAGATCATGGCGCGGGTGGGGATGGATGCCGCCCAGGTCGCGGCCGTGCGAGACGGGCTCGCCCCGTTCACCGCGACGGCGACGGGGCGAGCCTGA